The following coding sequences lie in one Niabella agricola genomic window:
- a CDS encoding lytic transglycosylase domain-containing protein, translating to MNTCKKYRIIGLFLVFVSIPGSAQHLVSFCGEPVPMDQQFIQDKLINTIRKQVNVVNFPALRRRAFAYFPLVERYLAAYGLHRDLKYLPIVESGFLTEEESAVGAKGIWQIMPATARSYGLVIDETRDERENFDKATRLACTLIKDNYNMLIRFVGRTNWPLTIAAYNFGIGNIVKAVKAQGYNYFTMKLNPETALYVYKIIAVKELFEYPELYNAKFGYNIFNPRSGPKNMPASRDLKVVNDPDVLQEIEKEVAKNADKKETVVREEYVMAHVLGRIRNFQDGDIVDIVLDEDLQTARKGLSYKGYKFGVQGWIIDDRVYFKLGYDHDVTLLDTNKEKGILLTDLLSSKRIDVLLKNLLYEK from the coding sequence TTGAATACATGTAAAAAATATCGGATTATAGGACTCTTCCTGGTTTTTGTATCCATTCCCGGGAGTGCGCAGCATTTGGTTTCTTTTTGCGGGGAGCCAGTTCCCATGGATCAGCAGTTTATACAGGACAAACTGATCAATACCATTCGTAAACAGGTAAACGTGGTGAATTTTCCGGCGCTCCGGAGAAGAGCGTTTGCCTACTTTCCGCTGGTAGAACGTTACCTGGCCGCATATGGCCTTCACCGGGATCTGAAATACCTGCCGATTGTTGAAAGTGGCTTTCTTACAGAGGAGGAATCGGCCGTAGGCGCAAAAGGCATCTGGCAGATCATGCCCGCAACGGCCCGCAGCTACGGGCTGGTGATCGATGAAACCCGGGATGAACGGGAGAACTTTGATAAGGCTACCCGCCTGGCCTGTACCCTGATAAAAGATAATTACAATATGCTGATCCGTTTTGTAGGCCGAACCAACTGGCCGCTGACCATCGCTGCGTATAATTTTGGCATTGGTAATATCGTAAAGGCGGTAAAAGCACAGGGATATAATTATTTTACCATGAAACTGAATCCTGAAACGGCCCTGTATGTATATAAGATCATTGCAGTAAAGGAATTGTTTGAATACCCGGAGCTGTATAATGCCAAGTTTGGGTACAATATTTTTAATCCTAGATCAGGACCGAAAAATATGCCGGCCTCCAGGGATCTGAAAGTGGTGAATGACCCGGATGTATTACAGGAAATTGAAAAGGAGGTAGCAAAAAATGCCGACAAAAAAGAAACAGTAGTGCGGGAAGAATATGTGATGGCGCATGTGCTGGGGCGGATCCGGAATTTCCAGGATGGAGATATTGTAGATATCGTGCTGGACGAAGACCTGCAAACGGCCCGAAAGGGGCTTTCGTATAAAGGATATAAATTTGGAGTACAGGGTTGGATCATCGACGATCGTGTTTACTTTAAGTTGGGATACGACCATGACGTGACCCTGTTGGATACCAATAAGGAAAAAGGGATCTTGCTGACCGACCTGCTTTCCAGCAAACGGATCGATGTGCTGCTCAAGAACCTGCTCTATGAAAAATAA
- a CDS encoding LytR/AlgR family response regulator transcription factor encodes MKVLIIEDEELAVKKLEKTLIAVDPSIEVMGVADSIKSAVDWLESNPDPDLILMDIELSDGQSFEIFNLTAIKVPVIFTTSYDEFALKAFKVNSVDYLLKPVQKDELKKALEKFRQNFSKQREPLGFEHLVKELQQKLQLKEYRKRFLVKSGSRLVSVDIDEIAYFYSDGRLIFFKTKDQRKFIVDYTMEDLESMLNPEQFFRISRSFFISIGCIEKIDDYFGNRLILQLNPPIDKDALVSRERVTDFKVWMGK; translated from the coding sequence ATGAAAGTGCTGATCATCGAAGATGAAGAATTGGCGGTTAAAAAACTAGAGAAAACCCTGATAGCGGTAGATCCTTCAATTGAAGTGATGGGCGTAGCAGACAGCATTAAAAGTGCTGTGGACTGGCTGGAAAGCAATCCCGACCCCGATCTGATACTGATGGATATTGAGCTCAGTGATGGCCAAAGCTTCGAAATATTTAATCTTACCGCCATAAAGGTCCCGGTGATCTTCACCACTTCCTATGATGAATTTGCGCTCAAGGCCTTTAAGGTAAACAGCGTTGACTACCTGTTGAAGCCGGTTCAAAAAGACGAGTTGAAAAAAGCACTGGAAAAGTTCCGGCAGAATTTTTCAAAACAGCGGGAACCATTGGGGTTTGAACACCTCGTAAAAGAACTGCAACAAAAACTGCAACTTAAAGAATACCGCAAGCGCTTTCTCGTAAAAAGCGGCAGCCGCCTGGTGAGCGTAGACATTGATGAGATCGCATATTTCTACAGTGACGGCCGGCTGATCTTTTTCAAAACAAAGGACCAGCGGAAATTTATTGTAGACTATACAATGGAAGACCTGGAAAGCATGCTTAATCCGGAGCAATTCTTCCGGATCAGCCGCTCCTTTTTTATATCGATCGGGTGCATCGAAAAGATTGATGATTATTTCGGGAACCGGCTTATTTTACAACTAAACCCTCCCATCGATAAAGACGCCCTGGTAAGCCGGGAACGCGTAACAGATTTTAAAGTCTGGATGGGGAAATAA